Proteins encoded together in one Epinephelus moara isolate mb chromosome 2, YSFRI_EMoa_1.0, whole genome shotgun sequence window:
- the serpini1 gene encoding neuroserpin: MLILDALSPLLLLSILLPRYGCRAADIPEDTISEFSVRLYHRLQAAGDQDNIIFSPLSVAVALGMVELGARGASLEEIRQAVGFSHLLPGVEFSLLQNLTTALSEDDTHCVIRFANSLFLQEGVTFNPEFLHLMRKYFRADVETVDFSESAAVAEQINSWVENHTESKIRELLSAEDFSSVTRLTLVNAVYFRGSWKNQFRPENTRTFSFSRDDGSEVQTLMMYQQGDFYYGEFSDGSQEAGGVYQVLEMPYEGEDMSMMIVLPRQEVPLASLEPIIKAPLLEEWANNVKRQKVEVYLPRFKVEQKIDLRSTLQELGIKNIFTNDADLSAMTDGKDLYIGKAVQKAYLDVTEEGAEGAVGSGMIALTRTLVLYPQVMADHPFFFVIRNRRTGSILFMGRVMTPEVIEPNDHDFDSM; encoded by the exons ATGTTGATCCTGGACGCTTTGTccccgctcctcctcctctccatcctgtTGCCGCGCTACGGTTGCCGGGCGGCGGACATTCCGGAGGACACTATATCAGAGTTCTCAGTCAGACTGTACCACCGGCTGCAGGCGGCGGGGGATCAGGATAATATCATTTTCTCCCCGCTGAGCGTGGCTGTGGCCCTGGGCATGGTGGAGCTGGGAGCCAGGGGGGCTTCACTGGAGGAGATACGGCAAGCTGTGGGATTCAGCCACCTGCTGCCAG GTGTGGAGTTCTCTTTGCTCCAGAATCTGACCACAGCTCTGTCGGAGGACGACACACACTGCGTGATCCGATTTGCCAACAGCCTCTTCCTGCAGGAAGGCGTCACCTTTAACCCCGAGTTTCTGCATCTGATGAGAAAGTACTTCCGGGCTGACGTGGAAACGGTGGACTTCAGCGAATCAGCAGCCGTGGCCGAGCAGATCAACAGCTGGGTGGAAAATCATACCGAGa GTAAGATCCGTGAGCTGCTATCAGCAGAGGACTTCAGCAGCGTGACCCGCCTGACCCTGGTGAACGCCGTCTACTTCAGAGGCTCCTGGAAAAACCAGTTCagaccagagaacaccagaaccTTCTCCTTCAGCAGAGACGACGGCTCTGAAGTCCAGACGCTCATGATGTACCAGCAGGGAGACTTTTACTATG GTGAGTTCAGCGACGGCTCACAGGAAGCCGGCGGTGTGTACCAGGTGTTGGAGATGCCCTATGAGGGGGAGGACATGTCCATGATGATCGTTCTGCCTCGGCAGGAGGTGCCGCTGGCTTCCCTGGAGCCCATCATCAAAGCACCGCTGCTGGAGGAGTGGGCTAACAATGTCAAACGGCAGAAGGTGGAAGTCTACTTACCTAG GTTCAAAGTGGAGCAGAAGATCGACCTGAGGAGCACTCTGCAGGAGCTGGGGATAAAGAACATCTTCACCAATGATGCCGATCTTTCTGCCATGACAG aTGGTAAGGACCTGTACATTGGGAAGGCGGTGCAGAAGGCGTACCTGGATGTGACTGAGGAGGGCGCAGAGGGAGCTGTTGGGTCAG gaATGATCGCCCTGACCAGGACTCTGGTGCTGTACCCACAGGTCATGGCTGACCACCCGTTCTTCTTTGTCATTAGAAACCGGAGGacag GGTCCATCCTCTTCATGGGCAGGGTCATGACCCCTGAAGTCATCGAGCCCAACGACCATGACTTCGACTCCATGTAA